A section of the Paenibacillus yonginensis genome encodes:
- a CDS encoding glycosyltransferase family 4 protein: MPYNNGGLDGLNIITTGMSWPTVQPGGLNTYFKNICEQLAERNRVQALIYSAEKPDVREGLDIHLAGEPGMTIWKRKDAFQRLAAERMDQGPVDVFYSHFAPYGVGPALEARKRGIPVIMTFHGPWNEEMKIEGRGLQHRVKTTIAKTIERKAYRLADHFIVLSETFRDILHRNYGVPLHKISIIPGAADIHRFTPAQNRLAVRRQLNLPEGATTILTVRRLVNRMGLLQLLDAWRRVSAKFPNAILLIGGRGPLRAELESRIADYGLSSKVRLLGYIPDEELPAYYQAADMFVVPTQALEGFGLITVEALAAGLPVMATPIGGNREILSAFRPELLFKSADSADIADGLIRMLSNRRLLPDREQCRSHVLEKYTWAGVADQVQERFYEALRKEAVSG, encoded by the coding sequence ATGCCGTACAATAATGGGGGCCTGGACGGCCTGAATATCATAACGACCGGCATGAGCTGGCCCACGGTTCAGCCGGGAGGATTAAATACTTATTTCAAAAATATTTGCGAGCAGCTGGCGGAGCGCAACCGCGTCCAGGCTCTGATATACAGCGCCGAGAAGCCGGATGTCCGGGAGGGGCTGGACATTCATCTGGCCGGCGAGCCGGGCATGACGATCTGGAAACGCAAAGACGCCTTTCAGCGGCTTGCCGCTGAAAGAATGGACCAAGGGCCTGTCGATGTGTTTTACTCTCATTTTGCCCCTTATGGGGTAGGTCCAGCGCTCGAAGCGAGGAAACGGGGCATTCCCGTCATCATGACTTTTCACGGTCCCTGGAACGAAGAGATGAAGATTGAAGGACGGGGTTTACAGCACCGGGTCAAGACCACAATCGCCAAAACGATTGAACGCAAGGCATACCGCCTGGCCGACCATTTTATTGTGCTCAGCGAGACGTTCCGGGACATTCTGCACCGCAATTACGGTGTCCCGCTCCACAAAATTTCCATCATTCCCGGAGCTGCGGATATTCACCGCTTTACGCCGGCCCAGAACCGGCTTGCCGTACGACGACAGCTGAATTTGCCGGAAGGGGCAACTACGATCCTGACCGTGCGTCGGCTGGTGAACCGGATGGGGCTGCTGCAGCTGCTGGATGCGTGGAGAAGGGTTTCGGCCAAATTTCCGAACGCGATTCTCCTCATCGGGGGGCGCGGACCGCTGCGGGCCGAGCTGGAGAGCCGAATCGCCGACTACGGCCTGTCCAGCAAAGTACGCCTGCTCGGTTATATTCCTGACGAAGAGCTGCCGGCCTATTACCAGGCTGCGGATATGTTTGTCGTACCGACGCAGGCCTTGGAGGGCTTTGGACTGATAACGGTTGAAGCTTTGGCTGCCGGCCTGCCGGTCATGGCTACGCCGATCGGCGGCAACCGCGAAATTCTGAGCGCATTCCGGCCGGAGCTTTTGTTTAAAAGCGCGGACAGCGCCGATATCGCAGACGGGCTGATCCGGATGCTGAGTAACCGCCGTCTGCTGCCGGACCGTGAGCAGTGCCGCAGCCATGTGCTGGAGAAGTACACCTGGGCAGGGGTTGCGGATCAGGTACAGGAACGCTTCTATGAAGCGCTGAGAAAGGAGGCCGTTTCAGGATGA
- a CDS encoding glycosyltransferase family 4 protein: MIKVAYIDHTAKWSGGEVALFNILTNVGDHVEPLVILAEEGTLADRLRERGIDVRVVPLDERVRTRGRNALSPGIAGAALKLFNYGRKLAPLLREEKVACVHTNSLKSALYGTIAAKKAGVPLVWHIRDHIGPPYLKPIVAKSIRFMSRSLPNGVIANSNSTLNALELPKSKKTLVVYSAFAKAISDQQQTRSTGQSFNVLLVGRLAHWKGQHVLLEAAKSFKEDPRVNFWLAGDALFGEEAYKDQLLDQMQASGLKNVSMLGHVDDVQSLMASADLLVHTSITPEPFGQVIVEGMAAGLPVIASNEGGPVEIVVPGQTGMLIEPGKPDILAEAIRWMLEHPEERERMGQKGIQRVKERFVIENTVKDIVEYYQGLLSTV, from the coding sequence ATGATTAAAGTGGCTTACATTGACCATACGGCGAAATGGAGCGGCGGTGAAGTTGCCTTGTTCAACATCCTGACGAATGTAGGCGACCACGTCGAGCCTCTCGTTATCCTTGCTGAAGAGGGAACGCTGGCCGACAGGCTGCGCGAACGAGGCATTGACGTCCGGGTTGTGCCGCTAGATGAACGCGTAAGGACAAGAGGACGAAATGCCTTAAGTCCTGGAATTGCCGGAGCGGCGCTGAAGCTGTTCAACTATGGCAGAAAGCTGGCTCCGCTGCTCAGGGAGGAGAAGGTGGCCTGCGTCCATACCAACTCGCTCAAATCGGCTTTGTACGGCACTATAGCTGCAAAGAAAGCCGGTGTTCCGCTGGTTTGGCATATCAGGGACCACATCGGCCCGCCTTACCTGAAGCCGATTGTAGCCAAATCGATCCGGTTTATGTCAAGGAGCCTGCCGAATGGCGTTATCGCCAACTCCAACTCTACCTTGAACGCGCTGGAGCTGCCGAAGTCGAAGAAGACGCTGGTTGTCTATTCGGCTTTTGCGAAAGCGATCAGCGACCAACAGCAGACCCGCAGTACCGGACAATCCTTTAACGTCCTGCTGGTCGGCCGGCTGGCCCACTGGAAAGGACAACATGTGCTGCTGGAAGCGGCGAAATCGTTCAAAGAAGATCCGCGGGTCAACTTCTGGCTGGCCGGGGATGCTCTGTTCGGGGAAGAGGCTTATAAAGATCAGCTTCTGGACCAGATGCAGGCAAGCGGCTTGAAGAACGTTTCCATGCTTGGGCATGTGGATGACGTTCAGTCGTTGATGGCTTCGGCCGATCTGCTGGTGCATACCTCCATTACACCGGAGCCTTTCGGCCAGGTGATCGTGGAAGGGATGGCGGCAGGGCTGCCGGTCATCGCCTCGAACGAAGGCGGTCCAGTTGAAATTGTTGTTCCGGGCCAGACCGGGATGCTGATTGAACCAGGCAAACCGGATATTCTCGCCGAGGCGATCCGCTGGATGCTGGAGCATCCTGAGGAACGGGAGCGCATGGGGCAGAAAGGCATCCAGCGGGTGAAGGAACGTTTTGTGATCGAAAATACGGTCAAGGACATCGTTGAATACTACCAAGGTCTTCTTTCCACGGTTTAA
- a CDS encoding glycosyltransferase, which yields MKVAIAHDYLIQMGGAERVVEVLHDMYPEAPIFTTVSHSSRLPDSLKDADIRTTWLQNVPGVKTNFKKMLPLYPLAIRDFDFRGYDIVLSSSSAFIKSIQVPQGTFHLCYCHTPMRFAWDYDTYMERERQPGMVKKLLKLYIKQLKSWDQRTSSHVNQFVANSSVVQRRIQNYYQRDAEVIFPPINTSRFQRAAEVEDYYLIVSRLVSYKRIDLAVEAFNQSGLPLYIVGDGPDRKRLTEMAKGNIKFLGRLDDSQVNELMSKCRAFIFPGEEDFGITPLEANAAGRPVIAYQAGGALDTIVPYVNGVFFRNQRVDDLLGAVAEVERHAWDVEQIMGHAKKFDEDTFKAQFKEYVEQAYLNFLKGGSGS from the coding sequence ATGAAAGTGGCAATTGCTCATGATTATCTGATACAGATGGGCGGGGCGGAACGGGTGGTGGAGGTGCTCCACGACATGTACCCGGAGGCTCCGATCTTCACTACCGTTTCTCACAGCAGCCGTCTGCCGGACTCGCTGAAAGATGCGGATATCCGGACGACCTGGCTGCAGAATGTACCGGGGGTCAAGACGAATTTCAAAAAAATGCTGCCGCTCTATCCGCTGGCGATCCGCGATTTTGATTTCCGGGGCTACGACATCGTCCTCAGCTCCAGCAGTGCTTTCATCAAAAGCATTCAGGTGCCCCAAGGCACGTTCCACTTGTGCTACTGTCATACGCCGATGCGGTTTGCCTGGGATTATGACACCTATATGGAACGGGAACGCCAACCCGGCATGGTGAAGAAGCTGCTCAAGCTGTATATCAAACAGCTCAAATCCTGGGACCAGCGAACCTCCTCGCATGTGAACCAGTTTGTAGCCAATTCTTCAGTCGTGCAGCGCCGGATCCAGAATTATTATCAGCGGGATGCCGAAGTGATTTTTCCGCCGATCAATACTTCCCGGTTCCAAAGAGCGGCCGAGGTCGAAGACTATTACCTGATCGTATCGCGGCTTGTCTCCTACAAACGGATCGACCTGGCGGTAGAGGCTTTCAACCAAAGCGGCCTGCCGCTGTACATCGTCGGCGATGGACCGGACCGGAAACGGCTGACAGAGATGGCCAAAGGCAACATCAAATTTCTTGGCCGCCTGGACGACTCCCAGGTCAATGAGCTGATGTCGAAGTGCCGGGCGTTTATTTTTCCTGGAGAAGAGGATTTCGGCATAACACCGCTCGAAGCCAACGCGGCAGGACGTCCGGTTATCGCTTACCAAGCCGGCGGTGCGCTCGATACGATCGTGCCTTACGTAAACGGGGTATTCTTCCGCAACCAGAGGGTGGACGATCTGCTTGGAGCAGTTGCCGAGGTCGAGAGGCATGCCTGGGATGTCGAGCAGATTATGGGCCACGCGAAGAAATTCGATGAAGATACCTTTAAAGCGCAGTTCAAGGAGTATGTGGAGCAGGCTTATTTAAATTTTCTAAAGGGAGGAAGCGGATCATGA
- a CDS encoding UDP-glucose dehydrogenase family protein — MKLAVIGTGYVGLVSGVCFASKGNEVVCVDMDQNKIDKLNRLQSPIYEPGIEQLMEENVREGRLSFTSDLQEAVRRSELIILAVGTPSLPNGEANLQFIERAAADIGEAMDGYKIIVTKSTVPVGTNEKIRQVIASRTSFSFEIASVPEFLREGTAIRDTLKPDRVVIGLDNPGLEGVLTALHRPFTENIFVTDIRSAEMIKYASNAFLATKISFINEIANICEKVGADVTEVAKGMGSDQRIGSAFLRAGIGYGGSCFPKDTKALIQIAGNVDYEFKLLKSVVEVNTGQRYNVIAKLKESLETLKGARIGIWGVSFKPDTDDIRDAPALEIVETLIREGAVVKLYDPIALDNFRQQFDHPGLHWCSSAEEAAGGCDAVCLLTDWHEFKEINLHKLAAMMRQPVLIDGRNVYGREQIEGTGLEYISVGRPHMGAYSEYPRKIAEVL; from the coding sequence ATGAAGTTGGCAGTCATTGGAACCGGTTATGTAGGGCTTGTGTCGGGAGTATGTTTTGCTTCGAAAGGAAACGAGGTTGTATGCGTCGATATGGATCAAAACAAGATCGACAAGCTGAACCGCCTCCAGTCCCCGATTTATGAGCCCGGCATCGAACAGCTGATGGAGGAGAATGTCCGGGAAGGACGTTTATCCTTCACCTCCGACCTGCAGGAGGCCGTGCGCCGCTCCGAGCTGATCATACTGGCGGTGGGCACGCCTTCGCTGCCGAACGGCGAAGCCAATCTGCAGTTTATTGAGCGGGCGGCGGCCGACATCGGGGAAGCCATGGACGGCTACAAAATCATCGTGACCAAAAGCACGGTTCCGGTGGGCACCAATGAGAAGATCCGGCAGGTGATTGCTTCCCGCACCTCGTTTTCGTTTGAGATAGCTTCCGTTCCCGAATTTCTGCGCGAAGGTACGGCGATTCGAGATACGCTGAAGCCGGACCGCGTCGTGATCGGCCTTGACAATCCCGGGCTCGAAGGCGTGCTGACAGCGCTGCACAGGCCGTTTACGGAGAACATTTTTGTGACCGACATTCGCAGCGCGGAAATGATCAAATATGCTTCCAACGCTTTTCTGGCAACCAAAATCTCTTTTATCAATGAAATTGCCAACATTTGCGAGAAGGTCGGCGCGGATGTGACGGAGGTGGCCAAAGGCATGGGCAGCGATCAGCGCATCGGCTCGGCTTTCCTGCGGGCAGGCATCGGCTACGGGGGCTCCTGCTTCCCGAAGGATACCAAAGCGCTGATCCAGATTGCCGGCAATGTCGATTACGAGTTCAAGCTGCTGAAATCCGTGGTGGAAGTCAATACGGGTCAGCGCTACAACGTTATTGCCAAGCTGAAGGAATCGCTTGAAACGCTGAAGGGCGCCCGCATCGGCATCTGGGGCGTATCCTTCAAGCCGGACACTGATGACATCCGGGACGCCCCGGCGCTGGAGATCGTCGAAACGCTGATCCGCGAAGGGGCGGTCGTCAAGCTGTATGATCCGATTGCGCTGGACAATTTCCGGCAGCAGTTCGACCATCCGGGCCTGCACTGGTGCAGCTCTGCCGAAGAGGCGGCGGGCGGCTGCGATGCGGTCTGCCTGCTGACCGACTGGCATGAATTCAAGGAGATCAACCTGCACAAGCTGGCCGCCATGATGAGGCAGCCGGTGCTGATCGACGGACGAAACGTTTACGGGCGTGAGCAGATTGAAGGCACCGGGCTGGAATATATCTCGGTCGGCAGACCGCATATGGGCGCTTATTCCGAATATCCCCGCAAAATTGCGGAGGTTCTGTAA